CGCACCATGAAGCCCGACGTGGTGTTCTTCGGCGAAAACGTCCCTTGGGACCGGGTGGTCCGGGAGCAGGGCCCCATTCAGGGGCTCGTTTTTCCTCTGCACGAGACTCACTTTCCGCTGCAATACGCACGCAAGAAGGGAACATGACCCCCGACGCGCGATTCGCGTAAGGTTCATTATGCGAACTTCGGCGAGAAAACCCGCCAATTCGCTCGTCTTCCGATTTTGAGACCAACCTGCCAACAAGTGCCAGGGAAGCGAGAGAGCTCAGTGGCCATTTGAGCGTGCCGTTGTCAAAGCGCTCGCCGCGAAGGGTGCGCGTGCTCAATCACGTCGATATGCGTTGAGCGAAAGAAAGGCGCCGAGCCCCATGAGGACGATGGCTCCTGCAATGATCGCGCCGGTGATCTGGCCAATTCCGGCGGCAATCGCGGCGAGTCCGGTTGGAAAGAGCATTCGGGCAAGGCCACCCAGGACGAACAGCCAGCCAAGGATGGTCACAAGCACCGGCCATCCATTCGTCCAGCGATTGTGAACGCGCACAATGGCAAGCCCAGCCACGAACAAGAGGATGCCAGAGACGAAGATGAGCGCAGGGTCGCGGGAAACCTGTTCCGCCAACGCAGAGAACGAGCCAATGTTCAGCAACATGCCGGCAGCGATGGCGACAAGGGTGGGACCGATCAGGCCGGCGATCGTTTTCGAGGTGGTCATCTATGCTCCGTTACGGATGCGCGACCCGGCTTATGATAAGCTTGGTTCAGTCCCGTCGAGTTGAGAGAATCGGACGGACAGAATCTCTTTCATCGTCATTCTGCCGTTGGCGAGCTTCTCGGCCACAATGAGCTGCTGCGTATTGGGCAGGCCGGCCGGTATCACCATTTTCCCACCCGCTTTCAATTGGTGGATCAGCGGAGGAGGAATCAGATCGGGAGCGGCCGTCACGATCACTTTGTCAAAGGGGGCGTGCTCTGACCAACCGTGATAGCCATTGGCAATCTTGAGTTCGACATTGCTGCAGCCCTGCTGTCGGAGTCGTTGTTTCGCCGCTTGGCCAAGCTCTTCGATGATTTCAATGGAGTATACTCTGCGGGCCAGCTGCGCGAGGATAGCGGCCTGATAGCCAAGACCGGTACCGATTTCGAGAACGCTGTCGTCGGCCTTGATGTCGAGCAGATCGGTCATTAAGGCGACGACAAAGGGCTGCGAGATGGTCTTCGCAAAGCCGATTGGAAGTGGAATATTTTCATACGCGTAGGGCTGAAGTTCGATTGGCACAAACTCATGCCGCGGCACCTTGCACATGGCCATCATGACGCGTTCGTCTAGCGCATTCTTGCCGATCGCGTCGCGCAGCTGAAAGGCGCTGGCGGCGATGACCGCGAGCATGTGTCTACGCAGGGGCTCAAGGTCTTCTGCTCGCATTGGCAACTTTCACGGGCACGCGATCGGAAAGCTTGTCCTACTGATGTTCCGGCCGAGCCGCTTACACCGTCGTCATCTCGCGCCTGAGCTGGGGGGCGAAGATGGTCTTGGGTATCAGCGCGTGGACGCCGCGCACGATGTCCACCACTTGGGTCACGCGAAAGCTCACCGCAACGCTGCACAGCGCGTAGGCGTCGAGCTCGCTGAGCTTCGCCCGAGTCGCCACAAACTTGATCGCGTTGCGCGCTGCGAGGGTCATCGCCGCGTTCAGGTCTTTGTCGAGGCCGATGATAATCCAGTGCGAGTCTGTCTCGGCCACCGGCCAAGCCAGGTTCTTCTGCTTGCGCAGAATGACCTGGATGCGCAGCTCCTTCATGCGCGTCTCAAGGGCCGTAAGCGAGATCTCGCCGTCGCCCTGCACCGCATGGCTGTCGCCCGTATAGATCAGCGCGCCAGGCTTCCATACCGGGATGTAGAGCGTCGAGCCTTCGGACAACTCGCTGAGATCGAGATTGCCCGCGTGCGGACCCGGCGGCACCGAGCTCGTGACGCCGGGACTCAAGGGCGGGAAATAGCCGTCGGGTGGCGCAACCCCCAAGGTGCCCTGGAAGGGCTTCAACGGAATGGTGATGTTGGGCATGAACTTGCCCTTCATCGCGCGGAGGTCGAGATCGACATACTTGACCTGCCCCTGCGCGTAGTCCTGCGGCAGCAGGCCGGTCCCCAGCGAGCCCGGATTGTTGAAGACGGCGCCCCATTCGTAGGGACGGATCCGCTCGTAGCGGATCTCCAACACGTCGCCCGGCTCGGCCTTATTCACGGCGATCGGTCCGATGATCGAATGTGGGCCTCTGCCTGGATTACTAACGCGCAGCTTCGCAAGCGTGTCGACCGTTACGCCCGGCTGCATTTCGTTGAGGAAATGCGACCACGTATCGGGAAAGCTGATGACATCGCCCGAATCGATCGTGAGGATGGGCGCCAAATTGGCGTCGTAGACGCCGAGCTGCACCGTCTCCTTGGTCGAGGGAACCACGTGCACAAGGCCTCCACGATGGGATTCGCGCTTCCGCGCCGTGCCGGACTCTTGCGCCCGCGCTAGCCTCGCGAACCATGGCTCGACCGCGGCGAGCGCACCCATGAAGCTACTTGCTTGCAGGAACTTACGGCGCCAATGGCCGCGCGCCGACAGATAGCCGTCGAGAGTCTCCTGATCGACCTCGTCCATATGGAGGAGGGCATCTGAGGCGCGATTGTTGAAGGCGGCATCCTTGATATCCTCGCGGATGATGCCCGTGCCTTTCTCGTCGCCGCAGCCGAAAAGATTGGCGCAGGCGTGATGGTGAGGATGCTGGGCGTGCTCAATTCCGTCGCCGTGGGTCTCCGACATGATGACCCCCTAAGAAAGCGTCCGCGCGCCACGCGGCGTCAGTGGACCGCGACCTGCGCTCACTCACTGTCAAGCAACGTGCCATGGAAACGCCGCCTTGCCTGGCTCGATGGGCAGATGGCGGAGTGATCGCGGCCTCTCACAAAGCTCACGTCGCTTTGGCGTACCGAGAAAGGTTTCAGTACCACGTGACTCGCCCCCCGTCGACATTGAGGTGGTCGCCGGTGGTTTCCCGTTCGTGGTGGACAGGTTCGGCTCCGCCCGTGCATGACGTCTAGCTCTGTTCGTTCCAAGAGCTACCGTCGAAGGTTAGGCCGGACGTGTCTAGCGCTGGCCTCGACCGCCGCTGCCGCCTGTGGTGGGTTGCAATCACCTTCTGGTGGCCTACCATGGATAGCGTTGCCCCACCTTGAAGGAGCGCAGCCATGGAACTCACCGTGGTGCCCATCGTCAAGCCGGACGCCGCCAACTTCATCTTTGGCCAGTCGCATTTCATCAAGACCGTGGAAGACCTCCACGAGGCGCTGGTGGGCGCGGTTCCGGGCATCCGCTTCGGGTTGGCCTTCTGCGAGGCCTCCGGTAAGCGGCTGGTGCGCTGGTCGGGCAATGACGAAGCCGCCCTCGCCCTCGCACGCGACAACGCATTGGCCATCGGCGCCGGCCACGCTTTCCTGATCTTCCTGGGCGACGGATTTTTTCCCGTCAACGTGCTGGCTGCTGTGCGCGCCGTGCCGGAGGTCTGCCGCATCTATTGCGCGACGGCCAACCCGACACAGGTGATCGTCGCGCAAACGGAGCTGGGCCGCGGCGTGCTCGGCGTGGTGGATGGCGCCTCGCCGCTGGGCGTCGAAACCGACGCCGACATTGCGTGGCGGAAAGACCTGCTGCGCAAGATCGGCTACAAGCTGTAGTGGCTGGATGAAGCCGAAGTCGACAGGCCTGCACGGACAACACGGCGAGCCCAACGCCGTCAACTCGATCGCCAGACGCCCGGCTCGTTCGCGTATACCTGAGGTCGTGAACGGCGCGTATTCCAGGAGGTTTGCATGGGCACAAAGACAGCCTACAGATCTTTTCGCTACAAGGCCAACACAGCCTGGAGTTCCGCCCGACGGGGCACGCTTTCTGCGTCGGGAAAACCGAACATCGATGTTGGCAGTCCGCCTGAGTTTAAGGGCGAGCCAGACATTTGGGCACCTGAAGAGCTATTCGTGGGCTCGGTCAACACATGCATGATGCTGACCTTCCTCACGCTCGCCCAAGCGAAAGGTCTGACTCCGTTGCGATATGAGAGTGAGGCGGAAGGCCTGCTCGAAAATATCGAAGGCAAGTACCGCATCACAGAAGTTAAGGTTCGACCGCGCGTAAGCCTCAAAGATAAAGCCGAACTCGAACGCGCCCGCGAAATCTTGGAAACCGTCGAAGCACAGTGCTTCATCTCGAACTCCATAAAATCGAAGGTCTCGCTCGCTGCTGAGCTTGTCCTTGCTCCCTCGCCAAAGTGAAAACGAATTGCGTCGGCTGTGCGAGTCCGGTTCTGGCCCAAATGCGATGGGATGTTTCTTATCAACTCTTTATGCGGTAAACTTCTTTCCTCAAGCCAGCTGCTCATGCATCCGCCACGGCAGGGCGTACGGAGCATAGCCATGGCCGAAGCCACCTCGTTTAGAAAAACTAGCTGCGCTGGTTCCCAGCAATAGGAACGGGCTCGAGCCATGCGCGTGCTAAGCATGAAGTAGCCTCTGCAAATAGCGGCCGTCGTGGCTTGCTGATAGTAGTTGGATGGCGGTCGCGCTTTCCCACGGCTGGGCGCCAACGTCGTACAGGCATATTTGGAACACAAGGAGGTGCGTGATGGCGACGACCGCCACCCAGGTCACTCTCGATACGCCGGCGGCGGAGTTTCGGCTTCCGGCCACCGACGGCAAGACTTACGCACTGGACGACGTTGCGGGCGAAAAGGGAACGGTCGTCGTCTTTATCTGCAACCATTGCCCCTATGTCAAAGCGGTGATCGACCGCATGGTTGCGGACGCCCGCGTGCTGATGTCAGAGGGCGTAGGCTTTGCGGCGATTTGCTCGAACGATGCGGCGAGCTATCCCGAAGACTCATTTGAGAATATGAAGCATTTCGCGAAGGCTCATGATTTCCCGTTTCCTTATCTTCACGACGAGACCCAGACAGTCGCGCGGGCGTATGGGGCGGTCTGTACGCCGGACTTCTTCGGTTACAACGCCGACCGCAAGCTCAAATACCGCGGCCGGCTCGACGAAGGTCGCACAACTCCGCCCCGCGCGGGGGCGGCCCGAGAGCTTGTCGAGGCCATGCGCGCGATTGCGACCACCGGTGTGGCGCCGGCTGACCAAAAGGCGTCCATTGGCTGCTCGGTCAAATGGAAGGACGCATAAACCGAGCCCTTGTCATGGCGCCCCACCAGCTACCCGGTTGGAGGCGCAGTCGAAAATATGGACATGCGGTCCGAACGGGTTCCTCAGCATCTCGCTCGCGCTCGGGGATTTGAAGGCGGCAGTCGCAATGGCCGCATTGAAGTCGCCCCTTTTTTACTTTTTGGGAGACGTAGCCATTGGCTTTGCTCACGGCTGCACGCTTGGCAAAGCGGAGAAGGTTCGATCCCAGTTCCTCTCGCTCCAGCGAGAGCTGTCACAAAGGTGTCCTTGATGGATTGAACTGACCCGCGCTAGCTGACGTTGGCTGTCACTGGATCGAATTTGATGGGGCGGCCCAACCGCGAAACAATCGATCGAGCGTAGCTGAGGTCCGCACGCTCACTTCTGAAAACTAAAAGCTGAGGTGTCGTGGCTGTCGAGCCCAACGGGTAGTCCGCATACCTTGCTGCCAATTGGCAGCTGACGCGAACGCCATTCTGACAAGGGGAAATTCTCTAACGATCTCAACAGGTGAAAAGGCTGTGAATTGTCAGAATCTGCGTTGAGAGCACAAAGGAAATTTGAAGACTTCCAAGCTGAATACGAGGGTTCGATTCCCTTCACCCGCTCCAACAACTTGAGCTGTCAGCTTTTCATTCTGACAAGCCACGCATTCCCGTTCAGGCAAATGCGATAGCGAGCAAGCCCGAGCAGAGGATGAAAAGACCGGTAACGGTTACAGCGAGGAAGCTGTAAGAAGCGAATTCTTCGCGTGTCATGATACACACCCTCCGCTCGGCAATGCTGGTTGCCACCTGCAATCGGCTGTTCCAGATCAGCAGCGAGACTAGAGCGATTGAGGTTGATGACTCAATTGGACGCTGGTTCGCGTCCGATACCGAAAACGTATCGGGAGACTTATACGAAGGTTTGTGATTTGCCTTTCACGTCCCGTCATTCTGGACGTTCAGGCTTGTCCGATCCCGACGAGCGCTCGCCCGGACTGGGGAACACCGGGTCGAGTCGTGAGACGGTGAAACGGCGGGCCCCGTCGCGACCGATCAGGCGGCGATCCTCGCGAAACGCTTGCGGTATTCGGCTGGCGTAACGCCGACATGCCGCGCGAAAGCGCGGCGCAGGGTGTCCGCATCCGCAAAGCCGCAATGCGCCGCAACCTGTTTGGGCGTCGCGTGGCCGACCTCCAGCAAGCGCCGGGCGGCGTTGACGCGCGCCTCCTCGACCCAGGTCGCCGGCGTGATCCCGACCTCGCTTCGAAACAGACGCGCGAAATGGCGCGGGCTCAGCTCCATGCGCTTGGCGAGGTTGGCGACGCAGTGATCGAGCGCCGGATTGGCGGCGACCCACCGCTGCAGCTCCTGAAGCGCCGCCCGACCCGCCGGAGCCGCTTCGCCCTTGCGGCTGAACTGCATCTGCCCGCCCGGACGCTTGAAGAACATGACGAGCTGCCCGGCAACCCGCATGGCGATGTCGTGTCCGAGATCCTCCTCGACCAGCGCGAGCGCCAGATCCAGCCCCGCGGTCACACCCGCCGCAGTGCGCAGTGGTCCGTCACTGACATGGATCGCGTCCTCGTCGACGCTGACCGAGGGATAACGATCCGCCAGTTGCCTGGCGACCGCCCAATGTGTCGTCACGCGCCGGCCCTCGAGCAGGCCCGCCGCGGCTAGATAGAACGCACCGCTGCAGACGGAGCCGAACCGGCGCGCCGCCGGCGCCTTGCGCCGCAACCAGTCGACCACCTTGCCGTCCGCTGGAACATCCACCGCGTTCGGACATCCCGCGATCAGCAGGGTGTCCGGCTTCATGTCCGCGTCGATGCCGATGACGCGATCGGGCATCAGCCGCGCCCCGGAAGAGCTACGGATCGCGCCTGGCTCGGCTGCGACCACCAGCAGCGCATAGGGTGAGTTCCCGGCCTGCACGTTGGCCTCCGCGAACACGTCGAGCGGCCCCGAGACATCGAGTAGTTGCACGCCTGGCAGCGCCACAATGGCGATCGTTCTTGCTTTCATCACCCACGTCCGTTCAAGCCCGGTTTTGGCAGAATTTGACGTAATACGTCATTTGAAGACAGTCCAGCCCCATTTTACTTTTTCGGCGAACACAACAACTGGAGCAAGTCATGAGCCTGTCCACCGAACTTCTGAGCCGGCCCATTGGCGTCAGCATTCCCGACAGCAAACTCGCGCGGGAGATAACGGAACTGGTGCGCGACACCGAGACAGCGCTGCTGTTTCACCATTCGAGCCGCGTCTATTACTGGGGCGCGCTGGCCGGCAGGCGCCGCGGTCTCCGGTTCGATCCTGAACTGCTCTATGCCGGCGCGATGTTCCACGACATGGGATTGACCCATCAGCACAGCAGCCCAGATGAGCGCTTCGAGGTCGACGGCGCCAACGCCGCCCGCGACTTCCTGCGCAGCCGCGGCATCGCACAACACGACATCGATACGGTTTGGACCGCGATCGCCTTGCACACCACGCCGGGCATCCCGCAGCACATGCACCCGGTCGTGGCCCTGGTGACGGCCGGCGTCGAAATGGATGTGCTTGGCATGGCCTATGCCGAGTACAGCGACGCGGAGCGCGAGGCGGTGGTGCATGCACATCCGCGCAACGCGCATTTCAAGGAAGACATCATCCAGACCTTCTACGACGGCATCAAGCACAAGCCGGAGACGACCTTCGGCAACGTCAAGGCCGACGTGCTCGCCGACAAGGATCCGCATTTTGTCCGCGGCAATTTCTGCAGCGTGATCTGCAACTCCGCCTGGCGCGGGTAAGTCTTCACACCTGCTCAGATCACGAATTCGAGCGCCGGTCGGGCGCGCGAAACTCGCACGTCATAAGTCAACCATGCCCAAAACTCAGGAACCTACGATGTCCAAAACGGAACGATTTACCAATGCCACCGGCGCGCCGGTCGCCGACAACACCAATATCATGACGGCCGGCCGGCGCGGCCCGGCGCTGCTGCAGGACATCTGGCTGATCGAGAAGATGGCGCATTTCGACCGCGAGGTGATCCCGGAGCGGCGCATGCATGCCAAGGGCTGGGGCGCCTACGGCACCTTTACCGTCACGCACGACATCACCAGCTACACCAGGGCCAAAATCTTTTCCAAGATCGGCAAGCAGACCCCGATGTTCGCCCGGTTCTCCACCGTCGCCGGCGAGCGCGGTGCCGCGGACGCCGAGCGGGACATCCGTGGCTTCTCGCTGAAGTTTTACACCGAGGAGGGCAACTGGGACATCGTCGGCAACAATACCCCGGTGTTCTTCTTCCGCGATCCGCTGCGCTTCCCCGACCTCAACCACGCGATCAAGCGCGACCCGCGCACCGGCCTGCGCAGCGCGGACAATAACTGGGATTTCTGGACCCTGTTGCCCGAAGCGCTGCACCAGGTCACCATCACCATGTCCGACCGCGGCATCTCGAAGAGCTTCCGTCACATGCATGGCTACGGCAGCCATACCTTCTCGATGCTCAATGCCGCCAACGAGCGGGTCTGGGTCAAGTTCCATTTCCGCACCCAGCAGGGAATCCAGAACCTCACCGACGCCGAGGCCGAGGCCCTTGTCGCCAAGGATCGCGAAAGCCACGGCCGCGACCTGCTCAAC
This genomic interval from Bradyrhizobium sp. NP1 contains the following:
- a CDS encoding GlxA family transcriptional regulator — its product is MKARTIAIVALPGVQLLDVSGPLDVFAEANVQAGNSPYALLVVAAEPGAIRSSSGARLMPDRVIGIDADMKPDTLLIAGCPNAVDVPADGKVVDWLRRKAPAARRFGSVCSGAFYLAAAGLLEGRRVTTHWAVARQLADRYPSVSVDEDAIHVSDGPLRTAAGVTAGLDLALALVEEDLGHDIAMRVAGQLVMFFKRPGGQMQFSRKGEAAPAGRAALQELQRWVAANPALDHCVANLAKRMELSPRHFARLFRSEVGITPATWVEEARVNAARRLLEVGHATPKQVAAHCGFADADTLRRAFARHVGVTPAEYRKRFARIAA
- a CDS encoding protein-L-isoaspartate(D-aspartate) O-methyltransferase; its protein translation is MLAVIAASAFQLRDAIGKNALDERVMMAMCKVPRHEFVPIELQPYAYENIPLPIGFAKTISQPFVVALMTDLLDIKADDSVLEIGTGLGYQAAILAQLARRVYSIEIIEELGQAAKQRLRQQGCSNVELKIANGYHGWSEHAPFDKVIVTAAPDLIPPPLIHQLKAGGKMVIPAGLPNTQQLIVAEKLANGRMTMKEILSVRFSQLDGTEPSLS
- a CDS encoding adenosine-specific kinase, with the translated sequence MELTVVPIVKPDAANFIFGQSHFIKTVEDLHEALVGAVPGIRFGLAFCEASGKRLVRWSGNDEAALALARDNALAIGAGHAFLIFLGDGFFPVNVLAAVRAVPEVCRIYCATANPTQVIVAQTELGRGVLGVVDGASPLGVETDADIAWRKDLLRKIGYKL
- a CDS encoding thioredoxin family protein; this encodes MATTATQVTLDTPAAEFRLPATDGKTYALDDVAGEKGTVVVFICNHCPYVKAVIDRMVADARVLMSEGVGFAAICSNDAASYPEDSFENMKHFAKAHDFPFPYLHDETQTVARAYGAVCTPDFFGYNADRKLKYRGRLDEGRTTPPRAGAARELVEAMRAIATTGVAPADQKASIGCSVKWKDA
- a CDS encoding catalase — encoded protein: MSKTERFTNATGAPVADNTNIMTAGRRGPALLQDIWLIEKMAHFDREVIPERRMHAKGWGAYGTFTVTHDITSYTRAKIFSKIGKQTPMFARFSTVAGERGAADAERDIRGFSLKFYTEEGNWDIVGNNTPVFFFRDPLRFPDLNHAIKRDPRTGLRSADNNWDFWTLLPEALHQVTITMSDRGISKSFRHMHGYGSHTFSMLNAANERVWVKFHFRTQQGIQNLTDAEAEALVAKDRESHGRDLLNAIEAGDFPRWKLFIQVMTEAQAKTHKHNPFDLTKVWPQAEYPLIEAGVMELNRYPDNYFAEVEQAAFSPANIVPGIGFSPDKMLQGRLFSYGDTQRYRLGINFNHIPVNAPKCPFQSYHRDGKMRTDGNLGGTLTFNPNSAGLWDNQPDFDEPPLPIEGEAAHWDHRVDDDHWEQPGNLFRKMTPAQQQVLFENTARAMGDARTHIKQRHVDNCTKADPAYGAGVAKALGLKFKPQVIAAE
- a CDS encoding OsmC family protein, with the translated sequence MGTKTAYRSFRYKANTAWSSARRGTLSASGKPNIDVGSPPEFKGEPDIWAPEELFVGSVNTCMMLTFLTLAQAKGLTPLRYESEAEGLLENIEGKYRITEVKVRPRVSLKDKAELERAREILETVEAQCFISNSIKSKVSLAAELVLAPSPK
- a CDS encoding HD domain-containing protein; its protein translation is MSLSTELLSRPIGVSIPDSKLAREITELVRDTETALLFHHSSRVYYWGALAGRRRGLRFDPELLYAGAMFHDMGLTHQHSSPDERFEVDGANAARDFLRSRGIAQHDIDTVWTAIALHTTPGIPQHMHPVVALVTAGVEMDVLGMAYAEYSDAEREAVVHAHPRNAHFKEDIIQTFYDGIKHKPETTFGNVKADVLADKDPHFVRGNFCSVICNSAWRG
- a CDS encoding acetamidase/formamidase family protein; protein product: MSETHGDGIEHAQHPHHHACANLFGCGDEKGTGIIREDIKDAAFNNRASDALLHMDEVDQETLDGYLSARGHWRRKFLQASSFMGALAAVEPWFARLARAQESGTARKRESHRGGLVHVVPSTKETVQLGVYDANLAPILTIDSGDVISFPDTWSHFLNEMQPGVTVDTLAKLRVSNPGRGPHSIIGPIAVNKAEPGDVLEIRYERIRPYEWGAVFNNPGSLGTGLLPQDYAQGQVKYVDLDLRAMKGKFMPNITIPLKPFQGTLGVAPPDGYFPPLSPGVTSSVPPGPHAGNLDLSELSEGSTLYIPVWKPGALIYTGDSHAVQGDGEISLTALETRMKELRIQVILRKQKNLAWPVAETDSHWIIIGLDKDLNAAMTLAARNAIKFVATRAKLSELDAYALCSVAVSFRVTQVVDIVRGVHALIPKTIFAPQLRREMTTV